DNA from Solanum stenotomum isolate F172 chromosome 3, ASM1918654v1, whole genome shotgun sequence:
GCCATCACTTCACGAATAGTAGCATTATCAACTTgaaaatatattgttattatttcaGTGGTGATGCCTTCTACAAGTGAAATCTCCTTAGACTACTGAACCTCTCTGATGACAAGTTGATACTAAGAAAATCACAATTTTGACTGATTTTCACTTTTGGAATGTGCTCAATCTTGTACCAGTCTTCTCCTTGTCCCTGATTGCAACGCTTCTCCAATATTGCACAGCCCAAAATGTTCAAGGACTGGAGGTTCATTCTCTCCATACACTCTGGCAGTGAGGCAAGGTTATCACACTGTACTATGTTCAGTTCCTTGAGAAACGTAAGTTCGCCTAACCACTCAGGCAATAAAGTCAAACTTGGGAATCTACATACAGAAAGAGATTGCAGATTGTCGACATGCCGTAAAGCTTCAGGCAGTTGCCAGAAAACCAACTCCTCAGGATGAATAACAGTATCTTCTCCAGAGTGGAACATTGGCAGACCACCAAGATGAACGCGGTGAAGGGAATTCAGGTGTTTGATCTCTTGTGGAAAAGAAACCAACTCTGGACACCCAAAAATTTCAAGTTCCTCCAGGGAAGTTAGGTGCTGGAATCCTTTAGACAGATATTTCAATCTATCACAGCAGCCGATTGACAGTTTACGGACTGACATGAGGCCTTGCAATCCCTGCTCTGGTAGAGACTCTAGTTGGTGGCAGTAATTAATACGCAGGGACTTCAATGCAGTGAGGCTTGCCAGGCTGTTTGGTAGTACTTCCAACTTTGAGAAATCCTCAATCCTCAGTATTTCAAGATCGGTGAGGTTTGTTAGCACCTCGGGGAAAGAAGTTAGTTCCTTGTTGTTACCAATTTCTAAGCAGGTGAGACCACAAAGATTAGAGATAGAAGCTAGAGTCATGGTTGAGCAtttcaaaattctcaaatttcTGAGTGATAAAAGGCGTGGAAATGTCAGCAAAGGGCAGTTTTCAATCCACATTTCGTGAAGACTCGGAAATTGTTCTTCTCCTTCTTCGATTGAAACTCCTTTTAAATTTGGGAGCTTGCACATCTCAAGTGATTCCAAGGACGGGAACTTTATTAATTGGCATACTCCGCTTTCAACGTCACTGTCAATGTACTCCACATGAATTCCCCTCAGCGAAAGATTTTTCAAACAAGGAAGCTCAGCTAGTTGAGAGAGATGCAAGCAGTATTTACAATCATGAAGATAAAGGGTAATGATAGTTCTCAAAACTGAAGCCCTCATCCAACTTGCCAAGCTTGTACTTCTGAAACCGGATACCTTCAAGTGCTTAAGGTCGGAATGAGGTTCTAGTGCTTCGAGCACCTGCAGATCAACATCATTTGATGACTCACACAGAACGGAATGGTTCCAGTACAAAGCTAAACTGTGGAGGTTTTGCTTTGAAAGTAGAGCTTCTTTCGCCTCCATATGATTTTCAACCCTCTCAAGGTGCTCAATAACTAGTTCTCCCTGAAGATTCAAGTCTCGCAATTCACTAAGCTTGGAACATCTTTTTTTCCCTACGACAAACTTGTTTAACGTCTTGAGGTGTGTCAATTGTGCTATATTAGGAGGCATGTGACTCAATGGACAGCCTCTTAGCCGAAGATGCCGAAGATTTCTCAGATAATTCAGATGTTTCGGTAAAACACGAAGTAAGCAACAATCTTCTACACTTAGCATCTGCAGATTCTGAAGAGAACATATACTCTGAGGAAGACTCTCAATACATGTACTGAAAAGGTCCAAATACCTTAAATGTATTAGATTTCCGATTGCAGATGGCAATTCCTTCAACTGAACAGAGCAAAATATCAACACCCTTAAAGACCCATACATTGCGATTGTCGAAGGGTTGTATGGCATATTACTTTTAGGAAAAGCAAGAAATGACTTATCTTCGGCATGTATTGTTGCATGTCGAATTCTGCTTGTTGATATCTTTTCCCCCCCTTCAAGTTTTGTTGCATGAATTCCATCATCCATTATAGATTGGGCCAGGTCATGAACAAGATCGTGTATCTTAAACAACATCTTCCCATCTGATGTTTGTTGCACTTCTTGGAACAAAGATCTCCAGTATAATTCATTCCATACTTCATTACCTTTATCCTCAGGTTCCAAGTTTCCCTCCGATGAGATAAATCCGTTGGCCATCCAGAAATGAATTAGCTCTTCTTTGTCAATTTTGGAGCCCTTCTCAAATATCGCGCAATAAGCAAAACAGTGTCTCAAAACTTGAGGAAGGTGAAAATAGCTCAACCTTAGAGCAGGCAAGATTGAGCTTTCGTCTTGTGGCAAATTCCAAAAATCACTATCTCTGACAAACAACCATTCTTTTTCATCGCTCTTAAAGCGCAAAAGACTTCCTAGAGCTTTAGCAGCCAGAGGAACCCCACAACATCTTCTTACAATCTCTTTTCCAATATCCACAAGTTTGGAGCTTTCTTTTCTGTCGAGACCAAATGCACGTTGCTTGAACAACAACCAACAGTCATACTCTGACAAGCATGATAAACGATGTGGCTGTACCGTTCCCATAATTGAAGCAACCTTTCCTAGACGAGTAGTGGTAATAACTGAAGTACCTCTCGAACCAATTGTTAGTAAGGCTTTTAATTTATCCCATTTATCCTGATCTTCATTCCAAACATCATCCAAAATGAGTAAATATCGTTTCCCTCTCAACAAGTTTATGAGCTGACTTTGTAACGAAGCTAACTCGGAAACATTTATATCTTTCCCAACTATGGCTTCTAGGATTGCTCTTATCAACCTCTTCTCGTCAAAATTATGTGACACGCAAACCCAAATTTTCAAATCGAAATGTTCATGTACCAACACATCATTGTAAATTAATTGAGCAAGAGTAGTCTTTCCAAGACCTCCCATTCCAACTATAGGGAGAACCAAAAGCTCTTGAAAATCATCCACATGCTTCGTTAAGATTTCGACAATCTTCCTTTTGTCATTGTCCCTTCCGTAGACTTCTGCTGAAGTTAAAACAAAGCCAGTTTCACGTACTTCGTCTGTCGTGGATAATCGTTTCTTCGAAGTCACTTCAGACAAATGAAATTTA
Protein-coding regions in this window:
- the LOC125860490 gene encoding putative disease resistance protein RGA3, with amino-acid sequence MAEAFVEVLLQNLSSFIQKELGLFYGVNEELRKLSSLLSTIKAVLQDADQEQLKEKAIRNWLQKLNCATYEVDDVLDECAVKAIRLQEKSRRIGCISMPSGFTLENLLFRRQIGKKVKDAIRKLDGIAEERLKFHLSEVTSKKRLSTTDEVRETGFVLTSAEVYGRDNDKRKIVEILTKHVDDFQELLVLPIVGMGGLGKTTLAQLIYNDVLVHEHFDLKIWVCVSHNFDEKRLIRAILEAIVGKDINVSELASLQSQLINLLRGKRYLLILDDVWNEDQDKWDKLKALLTIGSRGTSVITTTRLGKVASIMGTVQPHRLSCLSEYDCWLLFKQRAFGLDRKESSKLVDIGKEIVRRCCGVPLAAKALGSLLRFKSDEKEWLFVRDSDFWNLPQDESSILPALRLSYFHLPQVLRHCFAYCAIFEKGSKIDKEELIHFWMANGFISSEGNLEPEDKGNEVWNELYWRSLFQEVQQTSDGKMLFKIHDLVHDLAQSIMDDGIHATKLEGGEKISTSRIRHATIHAEDKSFLAFPKSNMPYNPSTIAMYGSLRVLIFCSVQLKELPSAIGNLIHLRYLDLFSTCIESLPQSICSLQNLQMLSVEDCCLLRVLPKHLNYLRNLRHLRLRGCPLSHMPPNIAQLTHLKTLNKFVVGKKRCSKLSELRDLNLQGELVIEHLERVENHMEAKEALLSKQNLHSLALYWNHSVLCESSNDVDLQVLEALEPHSDLKHLKVSGFRSTSLASWMRASVLRTIITLYLHDCKYCLHLSQLAELPCLKNLSLRGIHVEYIDSDVESGVCQLIKFPSLESLEMCKLPNLKGVSIEEGEEQFPSLHEMWIENCPLLTFPRLLSLRNLRILKCSTMTLASISNLCGLTCLEIGNNKELTSFPEVLTNLTDLEILRIEDFSKLEVLPNSLASLTALKSLRINYCHQLESLPEQGLQGLMSVRKLSIGCCDRLKYLSKGFQHLTSLEELEIFGCPELVSFPQEIKHLNSLHRVHLGGLPMFHSGEDTVIHPEELVFWQLPEALRHVDNLQSLSVCRFPSLTLLPEWLGELTFLKELNIVQCDNLASLPECMERMNLQSLNILGCAILEKRCNQGQGEDWYKIEHIPKVKISQNCDFLSINLSSERFSSLRRFHL